The Calliphora vicina chromosome 3, idCalVici1.1, whole genome shotgun sequence genome contains a region encoding:
- the LOC135955378 gene encoding fibrinogen-like protein 1, whose translation MQYITATTLEKNDEYNSMVTMALFDKLNWVIREIQNIEQQFIVFNKKLHSLENIRKSNLLAFKLEIRELLQQQDLKTEKLLWQMEQEVFKKMELQEIITKNTSLAMENLQNFNVVSLKQNRNWQTILRRQDGSQNFNLSWHDYKTGFGNVNGEFFIGLEKLHALTTYADPHELLIILQDFDNQTRYAKYSDFVIGSENENYQIKKIDKFQGDANDSLSQHLNCGFSTYDRDNDNTTTSHCAKVFQGGWWFSSCYNSHLTGPYVHQSNITSIKEKDKGIIWNSWHGLNYSLKYAEMLIRPK comes from the exons ATGCAATATATAACGGCTACGACTTTAGAG aaaaatgatgaatataatTCCATGGTGACAATGGCtttatttgataaattaaattGGGTTATaagggaaatacaaaatattgagcaacaatttatagtttttaacaaaaa aCTCCATAGCCtggaaaatataagaaaatcaaATTTACTGGCTTTCAAATTGGAAATACGAGAACTGCTACAGCAGCAagatttaaaaactgaaaagctATTGTGGCAAATGGAACAGGAAGtattcaaaaa AATGGAATTGCaagaaattataacaaaaaacactTCCCTAGCTATGGAGaacttacaaaatttcaatgtcgtttcattaaaacaaaatcGCAATTGGCAGACAATTTTACGGCGACAAGATGGTTCTCAGAACTTTAATCTCAGTTGGCATGATTATAAAACCGGGTTTGGCAATGTTAATGGAGAATTTTTCATTGGTCTAGAGAAACTTCATGCCCTCACCACATATGCTGATCCTCATGAGCTGTTAATCATTTTACAGGATTTCGATAATCAAACCCGTTACGCTAAATACAGTGATTTTGTGATTGGCAGTGAAAACGAAAACTATCAAATTAAAAAGATTGACAAATTTCAGGGTGATGCCAATGATTCACTTTCTCAACATTTGAATTGTGGATTTTCTACCTATGATCGTGATAATGATAATACAACAACGTCCCATTGTGCAAAAGTGTTTCAGGGTGGCTGGTGGTTTTCGTCATGCTATAATTC acaTTTAACTGGACCCTATGTGCATCAATCAAATATTACGAGTATTAAGGAGAAAGATAAGGGTATAATTTGGAATTCTTGGCATGGTTTGAATTATTCATTGAAATATGCTGAAATGTTGATAAGACCAAAATAG